The following proteins come from a genomic window of Mariniflexile sp. TRM1-10:
- a CDS encoding porin family protein gives MKKTVLIILLSFSFYGFTQDVKYGVRGGYNISNLDFEGTSTMENKHRNSIYIGFFGDIRFSKTVSLVPELQFSAEGAKVEAYHLDYIQAPILFKFRLSEKIRFALGPQVGLKINKVDDVAKNMGYSGIAGIEYKLSHMLFADLRYTYGITNVFDDYLPFEAKNTNIQIGVGYKF, from the coding sequence ATGAAAAAAACAGTATTAATAATACTCCTTAGTTTTTCATTTTATGGATTTACTCAAGATGTAAAATATGGTGTAAGAGGTGGTTACAATATTTCAAATTTAGATTTTGAAGGGACATCTACCATGGAAAACAAACACCGAAACAGTATTTATATTGGTTTTTTTGGAGATATCCGTTTTTCTAAAACAGTTTCTTTAGTGCCTGAATTACAGTTTTCGGCTGAAGGAGCCAAAGTTGAAGCATATCATTTAGACTATATTCAAGCGCCCATTTTATTTAAATTTAGATTGAGTGAAAAAATCCGTTTTGCACTTGGTCCGCAAGTTGGATTGAAAATTAATAAAGTGGACGATGTCGCTAAAAACATGGGGTATTCGGGTATTGCGGGCATAGAATATAAATTATCACATATGCTTTTTGCAGATTTAAGATACACATATGGTATTACAAATGTGTTTGACGATTATTTACCATTTGAAGCTAAAAATACGAATATTCAAATTGGTGTTGGTTACAAATTTTAA